From the Oryza glaberrima chromosome 5, OglaRS2, whole genome shotgun sequence genome, one window contains:
- the LOC127773350 gene encoding putative F-box/kelch-repeat protein At1g13200: MASDDSSPPDAKRLRRSPPTSTSPDHLLVDEILTRLPIAAAVRLCAVSRDWNAALTSDHFILAHRARAAAAARRHPELLFFAPPDHRNTTTFYACSLRGGEAPAAARELLTIDYFSAKHAVTSPTPCRGLTLVSDGRAPRYHLLNLSTGDHLALPPCQPAAKAHPDRLAWLPRGTTTYLPSMTPWRPFELSTTGLGFNTATGEHKVVRLFKRRNGEHACEVYTLGKPGGWRPCAGRVPASAASILPAMLPVFVNGYLYWLLQPAAPGDEQIRRILSFSIGAEQFGSVYVPPRLSSRMCHLANLDGSLCAVFDNRVEGDVYGLFTCSEPSASPSPSPSWSVRCSIYLNRLPREVSDELMEERVIVPLCTAGGKILLATGHDKVFAYDAERNTVERVFRMQEFVDLLHDYIKAPLLTNICLHDECIADVHNGDGGGERMLRVNMGRRDNMVVKQEVAVEYHDASNRQFNVLLKDLKRIAACFRRT, from the coding sequence ATGGCGTCCGACGACTCTTCTCCTCCAGACGCCAAGAGGctacgccgctcgccgccgacctccaccTCTCCCGACCACCTCCTCGTCGACGAGATCCTCACGCgcctccccatcgccgccgccgtccgcctctGCGCCGTCTCCCGCGACTGGAACGCCGCCCTCACCTCCGACCACTTCATCCTCGCCCACCGCgccagggccgccgccgccgcgcgccgccacccggAGCTGCTCTTCTTCGCGCCGCCGGACCACCGCAACACCACCACCTTCTACGCCTGCtcgctccgcggcggcgaggcgccggccgccgcacgcgAGCTCCTCACCATCGACTACTTCAGCGCCAAGCACGCCGTCACGTCGCCCACGCCGTGCAGGGGCCTCACCCTCGTCTCCGACGGCCGCGCGCCGCGATATCACCTCCTCAACCTCTCCACCGGCGATCACCTCGCGCTGCCGCCGTGCCAGCCGGCCGCGAAGGCGCACCCCGATCGGCTAGCATGGTTACCCCGTGGCACCACGACTTATCTCCCGTCGATGACGCCATGGCGCCCCTTCGAGCTCTCGACCACCGGGCTCGGCTTCAacacggcgaccggcgagcaCAAGGTGGTCAGGCTCTTCAAGAGACGCAACGGCGAGCACGCCTGCGAGGTGTACACCCTGGGAAAGCCCGGCGGGTGGCGCCCCTGCGCCGGGCGAGTGCCGGCGTCCGCGGCCAGCATCCTCCCAGCCATGCTGCCGGTGTTCGTCAACGGCTACCTCTACTGGCTGCTCCAGCCAGCCGCCCCCGGCGACGAGCAGATCCGGCGAATCCTGTCGTTCTCCATCGGCGCCGAGCAGTTCGGGTCGGTGTACGTGCCGCCGCGGCTGTCCTCCCGAATGTGCCACCTCGCCAACCTCGACGGCTCGCTGTGCGCCGTGTTCGACAACCGCGTCGAAGGCGACGTCTACGGGCTGTTCACGTGCAGCGAGccctcggcgtcgccgtcgccgtcgccgtcgtggtcggTGCGTTGCTCCATCTACCTGAATAGGCTGCCGCGAGAGGTGAGCGACGAGCTGATGGAGGAGCGCGTGATCGTGCCGCTCTGCACCGCCGGAGGCAAGATCCTGCTCGCCACGGGGCACGACAAGGTGTTCGCCTACGACGCCGAGCGGAACACCGTGGAGCGCGTGTTCCGCATGCAGGAGTTCGTCGATCTACTGCATGACTACATCAAGGCCCCCCTGCTGACCAACATTTGCCTCCACGACGAATGCATCGCCGACGTTcacaatggcgacggcggcggcgagaggatgCTGCGTGTGAACATGGGACGCCGCGACAACATGGTGGTGAAGCAAGAGGTGGCCGTCGAGTACCACGACGCTAGCAATCGTCAATTCAACGTCCTTTTGAAGGATTTAAAGAGGATAGCTGCCTGCTTCCGCCGCACATGA
- the LOC127773259 gene encoding cocosin 1-like: MASVDLTPRQARKAYGGDGGTYYEWSPADLPMLELANIGGAKLSLNAGGLALPSFSDSGKVAYVLQGKGTCGIVLPEASKEKVIAVKEGDSLALPFGVVTWWHNLPESPIELVILFLGDTSKAHKAGQFTNMQLTGATGIFTGFSTEFVGRAWDLAESDAVKLVSSQPASGIVKIKSGQKLPEPSAADREGMALNCLEAPLDVDIKNGGRVVVLNTANLPMVKEVGLGADLVRIDGHSMCSPGFSCDSAYQVTYFIRGSGRVQVVGADGKRVLDTHVEGGNLFIVPRFCVVSKIADASGLQWFSIITAPNPIFSHLAGKTSVWKAISPEVLEASFNATPEMEKLFRSKRLDSEIFFAPN; this comes from the exons ATGGCGTCCGTGGATCTGACCCCGAGGCAGGCGAGGAAGGCGtacggcggcgatggtgggaCCTACTACGAGTGGAGCCCCGCCGACCTGCCCATGCTGGAACTCGCCAACATCGGCGGCGCCAAGCTGTCGCTCAACGCCGGTGGCCTCGCCCTGCCCAGCTTCTCCGACTCCGGCAAAGTCGCGTATGTTCTTCAAG GCAAGGGCACTTGCGGCATTGTCCTGCCGGAGGCGAGCAAGGAGAAGGTGATCGCCGTGAAGGAGGGAGACTCCCTGGCACTCCCCTTTGGCGTGGTGACATGGTGGCATAACCTCCCGGAGTCCCCAATCGAGCTCGTCATCCTCTTCCTCGGCGACACATCGAAGGCGCACAAGGCCGGCCAATTTACAAACATGCAGCTCACCGGTGCCACCGGCATCTTCACCGGCTTCTCCACGGAGTTCGTCGGCCGCGCATGGGACCTCGCCGAGTCCGACGCCGTCAAGCTCGTGTCCAGCCAGCCCGCCTCCGGCATCGTCAAGATCAAGTCCGGCCAGAAGCTCCCCGAGCCGTCGGCCGCCGATCGCGAGGGCATGGCGCTCAACTGCCTGGAGGCGCCGCTCGACGTGGACATCAAGAACGGCGGCCGCGTGGTGGTGCTCAACACGGCGAACCTGCCGATGGTGAAGGAGGTCGGGCTCGGCGCCGACCTGGTGAGGATCGACGGCCACTCCATGTGCTCGCCGGGGTTCTCGTGCGACTCGGCGTACCAGGTCACCTACTTCATCCGCGGCAGCGGCCGCGTCCAGGTGGTCGGCGCCGACGGGAAGCGCGTGCTGGACACCCACGTCGAGGGCGGCAACCTGTTCATCGTGCCGCGCTTCTGCGTCGTCTCCAAGATCGCCGACGCCTCCGGCCTGCAGTGGTTCTCCATTATCACCGCACCAAA CCCGATCTTCAGCCACCTGGCGGGGAAGACGTCGGTGTGGAAGGCGATCTCGCCGGAGGTGCTGGAGGCGTCGTTCAACGCGACGCCGGAGATGGAGAAGCTGTTCCGGTCCAAAAGGCTCGACTCGGAGATCTTCTTCGCGCCCAACTGA
- the LOC127773260 gene encoding probable glutathione S-transferase DHAR1, cytosolic, translating to MGRHVRMTITLPSPSRIPKPPEHGGTASWAPHVILTPSVSGELPLPINPASPISPVISPPIARRRRNPKSSLPVREKRQVVVAAMGVEVCVKAAVGHPDTLGDCPFSQRVLLTLEEKKVPYEMKLIDVQNKPDWFLKISPEGKVPVFNGGDGKWIPDSDVITQVIEEKYPTPSLVTPPEYASVGSKIFSCFITFLKSKDPNDGSEKALLTELQALEEHLKAHGPFINGQNISAADLSLAPKLYHLQVALEHFKGWKIPEDLTNVHAYTEALFSRESFIKTKAAKEHLIAGWAPKVNA from the exons ATGGGCCGCCACGTCCGCATGACAATCACGCTACCCTCCCCGTCCCGAATACCGAAGCCTCCAGAACACGGGGGGACCGCCTcctgggccccacatgtcattctcacaccctccgtctccggcgagctccccctCCCTATAAATCCCGCCTCCCCCATTTCTCCGGTCATCTCGCCGCCAatagctcgccgccgtcgaaaCCCAAAATCTTCTCTTCCCGTACGTGAGAAGCgccaggtcgtcgtcgccgccatgggcGTGGAGGTGTGCGTCAaggccgccgtcggccacccgGACACGCTCGGCGACT GTCCATTCTCGCAGAGGGTGCTGCTGACTctggaggagaagaaggtgcCCTACGAGATGAAGCTCATCGACGTCCAGAACAAGCCCGACTG GTTTCTGAAGATCAGCCCAGAGGGGAAGGTGCCTGTGTTTAACGGTGGTGATGGCAAATGGATTCCTGATTCTGATGTGATCACTCAAGTCATTGAGGAGAAGTACCCAACCCCGTCTCTTGTCACCCCTCCTGAGTATGCATCAGT GGGATCAAAAATTTTCTCATGCTTCATAACGTTCTTGAAGAGCAAGGATCCAAATGATGGTTCAGAGAAGGCACTTCTTACTGAACTGCAGGCACTCGAGGAGCATCTGAAAGCTCAT GGCCCCTTTATCAACGGGCAGAACATTTCAGCTGCTGACCTTAGCCTGGCACCAAAGCTCTACCATCTCCAGGTTGCTCTGGAGCATTTCAAAGGCTGGAAGATCCCGGAAGACCTAACCAATGTTCATGCTTACACAGAG GCTCTGTTTAGCCGCGAATCTTTCATCAAGACGAAGGCAGCTAAGGAGCACCTGATTGCTGGATGGGCACCAAAAGTGAATGCGTAA
- the LOC127773229 gene encoding protein-tyrosine-phosphatase MKP1 isoform X2, whose protein sequence is MATPDDGGGGIGGGAGKKFWRSASWSASRDTPPDAATPAGAGGGGGAGAGQARRIPPPPPLTPRGGKGRSCLPPLQPLNITRRSLDEWPRAGSDDVGEWPNPTTPGASKVEGAGSAKPGEGLRLDLSSLRSQGRKDQIAFFDKECSKVADHVYLGGDAVAKNRDILRKNGITHVLNCVGFVCPEYFKSDLVYRTLWLQDSPTEDITSILYDVFDYFEDVREQGGRVFVHCCQGVSRSTSLVIAYLMWREGQSFDDAFQLVKAARGIANPNMGFACQLLQCQKRVHAIPLSPNSVLRMYRMAPHSPYAPLHLVPKMLNEPSPAALDSRGAFIVHVLSSIYVWVGMKCDQVMEKDARAAAFQVVRYEKVQGHIKVVREGLELPEFWDAFSSAPVNSDSNTKISKDQIDSASKTGPGNRRVESYDADFELVYKAITGGVVPAFSSSGAGDETHLPARESTWSSLRRKFISRSLARVYSDSALIRDLDPRVDRVQHLAAEASTSPPFLSPSSLSSDSSISSKSPLHQSSNEEPSKSGLGSIRSPSKTSSIAERRGGFSSLKLPSFQKDLVLPPRVPTSLRREEEVTDKSNNNSVKQLTGVCCPEKCTGNTSTVHTKTGITECTDSISEACGNLQLLVYRWPSKEKLTTFTRKDLDPKSVLIFVTPEDSRSEAVKTVHIWVGGEYESSKCVDTVDWQQVAGDFFHLKELGNTLPVKVFKEHETENLLEVLNAR, encoded by the exons ATGGCCACgcccgacgacggcggagggggtatcggcggcggcgcggggaagaAGTTCTGGCGCTCCGCGTCGTGGTCCGCCTCCCGGGACACGCCGCCCGATGCGGCGACGCCtgcgggggcgggcggcggcggcggcgcgggggcagGGCAGGCgcgccgcatcccgccgccgccgcctctgacCCCGCGCGGCGGGAAGGGGCGGTCCTGCCTCCCGCCGCTGCAGCCGCTCAACATCACCCGCCGGAGCCTCGACGAGTGGCCGCGGGCGGGCTCCGACGACGTGGGCGAGTGGCCCAACCCGACCACCCCCGGCGCCTCCAAGGTGGAAGGCGCCGGCTCGGCCAAGCCCGGGGAGGGCCTCCGCTTGGACCTCTCATCCCTCCGGTCGCAGGGTCGCAAAGACCAGATCGCCTTCTTCGACAAGGAGTGCTCCAAGGTTGCTGACCACGTCTACCTTGGAGGCGACGCCGTTGCCAAGAACCGCGACATCCTGCGCAAGAACGGGATCACCCACGTGCTCAATTGCGTCGGCTTCGTTTGTCCCGAGTACTTCAAGTCGGACCTCGTCTACCGGACGCTTTGGCTTCAGGACAGCCCGACCGAGGACATCACCAGCATCTTGTATGATGTGTTTGATTACTTTGAGGACGTCAGGGAGCAGGGTGGGCGTGTCTTCGTACATTGTTGCCAGGGGGTATCAAGGTCTACATCGCTGGTGATAGCTTACTTGATGTGGAGGGAAGGGCAGAGCTTTGACGATGCGTTCCAGCTTGTGAAAGCTGCCCGGGGGATCGCAAATCCAAATATGGGGTTCGCTTGCCAGCTACTCCAGTGCCAGAAGCGGGTTCATGCGATTCCGCTATCTCCAAACTCGGTTCTGCGGATGTACCGGATGGCACCTCACTCACCTTATGCGCCGCTGCATTTAGTACCCAAAATGCTGAACGAACCCTCACCTGCTGCCCTGGACTCTAGGGGTGCATTCATCGTTCATGTGCTCTCATCGATCTATGTTTGGGTTGGAATGAAGTGTGATCAAGTAATGGAGAAGGATGCAAGAGCAGCGGCGTTCCAGGTGGTGAGGTATGAGAAGGTGCAGGGGCATATCAAAGTTGTCAGGGAAGGATTGGAGCTACCAGAATTTTGGGACGCCTTTTCAAGTGCACCTGTTAATTCAGACAGCAATACAAAGATTAGCAAGGATCAGATTGATTCAGCATCCAAGACTGGCCCGGGGAACCGTAGGGTGGAATCTTATGATGCTGATTTTGAGCTTGTATACAAAGCAATCACTGGGGGTGTTGTGCCAGCATTCTCTTCTTCAGGTGCTGGTGATGAGACCCATCTTCCAGCAAGAGAAAGTACCTGGAGTTCACTAAGGCGCAAGTTCATCTCTAGGTCGTTAGCTCGAGTCTATTCAGATTCTGCTTTAATCAGGGACTTGGATCCGCGGGTGGACCGAGTACAACACCTGGCTGCAGAGGCATCAACATCACCACCTTTCCTATCTCCGAGCTCTTTGTCATCAGATTCAAGCATCAGTTCAAA GTCCCCCCTTCACCAATCATCTAACGAGGAACCTTCAAAATCTGGCCTGGGGTCAATACGCTCTCCCTCCAAGACCTCTTCTATAGCAGAAAGAAGAGGGGGGTTTTCATCTCTGAAGTTACCATCATTCCAAAAGGATCTAGTATTACCACCAAGGGTACCGACCAGCCTTCGCAGAGAAGAGGAAGTCACAGATAAGAGTAATAATAATAGTGTAAAACAGCTTACTGGTGTGTGTTGCCCAGAGAAATGCACTGGCAATACTTCAACAGTGCACACTAAAACTGGAATAACTGAGTGTACTGACAGTATCTCAGAGGCTTGCGGTAATTTACAACTATTAGTCTACCGTTGGCCCAGCAAGGAAAAGCTAACTACTTTCACTCGCAAGGATCTTGACCCAAAATCAGTTTTGATTTTTGTTACTCCTGAAGACAGCAGAAGTGAAGCAGTTAAAACGGTACACATTTGGGTAGGAGGTGAATATGAGAGCAGCAAATGTGTTGACACTGTTGATTGGCAGCAAGTTGCTGGTGATTTTTTTCATCTAAAGGAGCTCGGCAATACTCTTCCTGTTAAG GTTTTCAAAGAACATGAAACGGAGAATCTTTTGGAAGTGCTGAATGCTCGTTAA
- the LOC127773229 gene encoding protein-tyrosine-phosphatase MKP1 isoform X1, which yields MATPDDGGGGIGGGAGKKFWRSASWSASRDTPPDAATPAGAGGGGGAGAGQARRIPPPPPLTPRGGKGRSCLPPLQPLNITRRSLDEWPRAGSDDVGEWPNPTTPGASKVEGAGSAKPGEGLRLDLSSLRSQGRKDQIAFFDKECSKVADHVYLGGDAVAKNRDILRKNGITHVLNCVGFVCPEYFKSDLVYRTLWLQDSPTEDITSILYDVFDYFEDVREQGGRVFVHCCQGVSRSTSLVIAYLMWREGQSFDDAFQLVKAARGIANPNMGFACQLLQCQKRVHAIPLSPNSVLRMYRMAPHSPYAPLHLVPKMLNEPSPAALDSRGAFIVHVLSSIYVWVGMKCDQVMEKDARAAAFQVVRYEKVQGHIKVVREGLELPEFWDAFSSAPVNSDSNTKISKDQIDSASKTGPGNRRVESYDADFELVYKAITGGVVPAFSSSGAGDETHLPARESTWSSLRRKFISRSLARVYSDSALIRDLDPRVDRVQHLAAEASTSPPFLSPSSLSSDSSISSKYSSDSPSLSPSTSSPTSLGLSPASSNFSHTLVPSSRSPLHQSSNEEPSKSGLGSIRSPSKTSSIAERRGGFSSLKLPSFQKDLVLPPRVPTSLRREEEVTDKSNNNSVKQLTGVCCPEKCTGNTSTVHTKTGITECTDSISEACGNLQLLVYRWPSKEKLTTFTRKDLDPKSVLIFVTPEDSRSEAVKTVHIWVGGEYESSKCVDTVDWQQVAGDFFHLKELGNTLPVKVFKEHETENLLEVLNAR from the exons ATGGCCACgcccgacgacggcggagggggtatcggcggcggcgcggggaagaAGTTCTGGCGCTCCGCGTCGTGGTCCGCCTCCCGGGACACGCCGCCCGATGCGGCGACGCCtgcgggggcgggcggcggcggcggcgcgggggcagGGCAGGCgcgccgcatcccgccgccgccgcctctgacCCCGCGCGGCGGGAAGGGGCGGTCCTGCCTCCCGCCGCTGCAGCCGCTCAACATCACCCGCCGGAGCCTCGACGAGTGGCCGCGGGCGGGCTCCGACGACGTGGGCGAGTGGCCCAACCCGACCACCCCCGGCGCCTCCAAGGTGGAAGGCGCCGGCTCGGCCAAGCCCGGGGAGGGCCTCCGCTTGGACCTCTCATCCCTCCGGTCGCAGGGTCGCAAAGACCAGATCGCCTTCTTCGACAAGGAGTGCTCCAAGGTTGCTGACCACGTCTACCTTGGAGGCGACGCCGTTGCCAAGAACCGCGACATCCTGCGCAAGAACGGGATCACCCACGTGCTCAATTGCGTCGGCTTCGTTTGTCCCGAGTACTTCAAGTCGGACCTCGTCTACCGGACGCTTTGGCTTCAGGACAGCCCGACCGAGGACATCACCAGCATCTTGTATGATGTGTTTGATTACTTTGAGGACGTCAGGGAGCAGGGTGGGCGTGTCTTCGTACATTGTTGCCAGGGGGTATCAAGGTCTACATCGCTGGTGATAGCTTACTTGATGTGGAGGGAAGGGCAGAGCTTTGACGATGCGTTCCAGCTTGTGAAAGCTGCCCGGGGGATCGCAAATCCAAATATGGGGTTCGCTTGCCAGCTACTCCAGTGCCAGAAGCGGGTTCATGCGATTCCGCTATCTCCAAACTCGGTTCTGCGGATGTACCGGATGGCACCTCACTCACCTTATGCGCCGCTGCATTTAGTACCCAAAATGCTGAACGAACCCTCACCTGCTGCCCTGGACTCTAGGGGTGCATTCATCGTTCATGTGCTCTCATCGATCTATGTTTGGGTTGGAATGAAGTGTGATCAAGTAATGGAGAAGGATGCAAGAGCAGCGGCGTTCCAGGTGGTGAGGTATGAGAAGGTGCAGGGGCATATCAAAGTTGTCAGGGAAGGATTGGAGCTACCAGAATTTTGGGACGCCTTTTCAAGTGCACCTGTTAATTCAGACAGCAATACAAAGATTAGCAAGGATCAGATTGATTCAGCATCCAAGACTGGCCCGGGGAACCGTAGGGTGGAATCTTATGATGCTGATTTTGAGCTTGTATACAAAGCAATCACTGGGGGTGTTGTGCCAGCATTCTCTTCTTCAGGTGCTGGTGATGAGACCCATCTTCCAGCAAGAGAAAGTACCTGGAGTTCACTAAGGCGCAAGTTCATCTCTAGGTCGTTAGCTCGAGTCTATTCAGATTCTGCTTTAATCAGGGACTTGGATCCGCGGGTGGACCGAGTACAACACCTGGCTGCAGAGGCATCAACATCACCACCTTTCCTATCTCCGAGCTCTTTGTCATCAGATTCAAGCATCAGTTCAAAGTATAGTTCAGACTCACCCTCACTGTCACCTTCAACTAGCTCGCCAACATCACTTGGTCTTTCGCCCGCTTCATCTAATTTTTCCCACACTTTGGTGCCATCATCTAGGTCCCCCCTTCACCAATCATCTAACGAGGAACCTTCAAAATCTGGCCTGGGGTCAATACGCTCTCCCTCCAAGACCTCTTCTATAGCAGAAAGAAGAGGGGGGTTTTCATCTCTGAAGTTACCATCATTCCAAAAGGATCTAGTATTACCACCAAGGGTACCGACCAGCCTTCGCAGAGAAGAGGAAGTCACAGATAAGAGTAATAATAATAGTGTAAAACAGCTTACTGGTGTGTGTTGCCCAGAGAAATGCACTGGCAATACTTCAACAGTGCACACTAAAACTGGAATAACTGAGTGTACTGACAGTATCTCAGAGGCTTGCGGTAATTTACAACTATTAGTCTACCGTTGGCCCAGCAAGGAAAAGCTAACTACTTTCACTCGCAAGGATCTTGACCCAAAATCAGTTTTGATTTTTGTTACTCCTGAAGACAGCAGAAGTGAAGCAGTTAAAACGGTACACATTTGGGTAGGAGGTGAATATGAGAGCAGCAAATGTGTTGACACTGTTGATTGGCAGCAAGTTGCTGGTGATTTTTTTCATCTAAAGGAGCTCGGCAATACTCTTCCTGTTAAG GTTTTCAAAGAACATGAAACGGAGAATCTTTTGGAAGTGCTGAATGCTCGTTAA
- the LOC127772523 gene encoding putative F-box protein At2g02030, with protein MASNDSSPPDAKRLRRSPPSPSSSSPDHLLVDEILTRLPIAAAVRLPAVSRDWNAALTSDYFILAHRARAAAARRHPELLFFAPPEPRKTSSTTTFYACSLRGGEAPAAARELLTIDYFSAKHAVTSPTPCRGLTLVSDGREPRYHLLNLSTGDHVTLPPCQPAAELHSEPIARVLPGGITSYLPSMSPWDPFELSTTGLGFDAATGEHKVVYTLGKPGGWRPCTGRVPASAANFLPGLPPVFVNGYLYWLLQPAAPSDWQIRRILSFSVGAEQFGSVYMPPRLSSRMRHLTNLDGSLCAVFDNRVEG; from the exons ATGGCGTCTAACGACTCTTCTCCGCCAGACGCCAAGAGGCTACGCCGCTCGCCACCGAGCCCGAGCTCGAGCTCTCCCGACCACCTCCTCGTCGACGAGATCCTCACGCgcctccccatcgccgccgccgtccgactCCCCGCCGTCTCCCGCGACTGGAACGCCGCCCTCACCTCCGACTACTTCATCCTCGCCCACCGCGccagggccgccgccgcgcgccgccacccggAGCTTCTCTTCTTCGCGCCGCCGGAACCCCGCAAAaccagcagcaccaccaccttctACGCCTGCtcgctccgcggcggcgaggcgccggccgccgcacgcgAGCTCCTCACCATCGACTACTTCAGCGCCAAGCACGCCGTCACGTCGCCCACGCCGTGCAGGGGCCTCACCCTCGTCTCCGACGGCCGCGAGCCGCGGTATCACCTCCTCAACCTGTCCACCGGCGATCACGTCACGCTGCCGCCGTGCCAGCCGGCCGCGGAGCTACACTCGGAACCAATAGCCAGGGTATTACCCGGCGGCATCACGAGTTATCTCCCGTCGATGTCGCCATGGGACCCCTTCGAGCTCTCGACCACCGGGCTTGGCTTCGACGCGGCGACCGGCGAGCACAAGGTG GTGTATACCCTGGGAAAGCCCGGCGGGTGGCGCCCCTGCACCGGCCGAGTGCCGGCGTCCGCGGCCAACTTCCTCCCCGGCTTGCCACCGGTGTTCGTCAACGGCTATCTCTACTGGCTGCTCCAGCCAGCCGCCCCCAGCGACTGGCAGATCCGGCGGATCCTGTCGTTCTCCGTCGGCGCCGAGCAGTTCGGGTCGGTGTACATGCCGCCGCGGCTGTCGTCCCGCATGCGCCACCTCACCAACCTCGACGGCTCGCTTTGCGCCGTGTTCGACAACCGCGTCGAAGGTTGA
- the LOC127774004 gene encoding beta-hexosaminidase 1, producing MPPKLLTYLILALLAASAAAARRHPSPASSAAAGEPVYLWPLPRNFTSGSRTLLVDPDLALDGQGPGGAAAAVAEAFERYRSLVFSPWAHAARNASGGYDVGKLTVVVASADEKLELGVDESYTIYVAAAGGVNSIVGGATIEANTIYGAIRGLETFSQLCVFNYDTKNVEVRHAPWYIEDEPRFSFRGLLLDTSRHFLPVDVIKQVIDSMSFSKLNVLHWHIIDEQSFPLEVPSYPKLWKGSYSKLERYTVEDARDIVSYARKRGIHVMAEIDVPGHAESWGKGYPKLWPSPKCREPLDVTSNFTFEVISGILSDMRKIFPFGLFHLGGDEVYTGCWNATPHVKQWLHERNMTTKDAYKYFVLKAQEIAINLNWIPVNWEETFNSFKENLNPLTVVHNWLGPGVCPKVVEKGFRCIMSNQGVWYLDHLDVPWQDFYTSEPLAGINNTAQQKLVLGGEVCMWGETADTSDVQQTIWPRAAAAAERMWSQLEAISAQDLETTVLARLHYFRCLLNHRGIAAAPVTNSYARRPPIGPGSCFIQ from the exons ATGCCCCCCAAACTCCTCACTTATCTCATCCtagccctcctcgccgcctccgccgccgcagcgcggcGCCACCCGTCTCCGGCGAGctcagccgccgccggggagcccGTCTACCTATGGCCGCTGCCGAGGAACTTCACCTCGGGTTCCCGGACCCTGCTGGTCGACCCTGACCTCGCGCTCGACGGCCAgggccccggcggcgccgccgcggcggtggccgaggCGTTCGAGAGGTACAGATCGCTCGTCTTCTCTCCATGGGCGCACGCCGCGCGCAACGCCTCGGGTGGGTACGACGTCGGGAagctcaccgtcgtcgtcgcctccgccgaTGAGAAG CTGGAGCTTGGAGTGGACGAGAGCTACACGATCTatgtcgcggcggcgggcggcgtcaATTCGATCGTGGGTGGAGCAACCATAGAG GCTAATACCATATATGGAGCTATTCGTGGATTAGAG ACATTCAGTCAATTGTGTGTTTTCAACTACGATACCAAAAATGTCGAAGTGCGTCATGCCCCATGGTACATTGAAGACGAACCACGCTTTTCTTTTCGTGGGTTGCTCCTTG ACACATCAAGGCATTTCCTCCCAGTAGATGTGATTAAACAAGTGATTGACTCCATGTCATTTTCTAAGCTG AATGTTCTTCATTGGCATATCATCGACGAGCAATCTTTTCCATTAGAAGTACCATCATATCCAAAACTATGGAAGGGTTCATATTCAAAATTGGAGCGCTACACTGTGGAAGATGCACGTGATATTGTCAG CTATGCTAGGAAAAGAG GTATCCATGTCATGGCTGAAATTGACGTGCCTGGCCATGCAGAATCATG GGGAAAGGGATATCCAAAGCTCTGGCCTTCTCCTAAGTGCAGAGAACCGTTAGATGTTACTAGCAATTTCACATTTGAAGTTATTTCTGGAATTTTGTCTG ATATGAGAAAAATCTTTCCATTTGGGCTCTTCCACTTGGGTGGTGATGAAGTATATACAG GTTGCTGGAATGCAACACCCCATGTGAAACAGTG GCTTCATGAACGCAACATGACTACAAAAGATGCTTACAAATACTTCGTCCTGAAGGCTCAAGAGATAGCAATTAACCTTAATTGGATTCCAGTAAATTG GGAAGAAACCTTCAACTCATTCAAAGAAAATCTCAATCCTCTAACCGTGGTGCATAACTG GCTGGGTCCTGGAGTCTGCCCTAAAGTTGTTGAAAAGGGTTTCAGATGTATAATGAGTAACCAAGGTGTATGGTACCTTGATCATCTTGATGTTCCCTGGCAAGATTTCTACACTAGTGAGCCACTCGCTGGAATTAATAACACAGCACAGCAAAAGCTTGTACTTGGTGGAGAGGTTTGCATGTGGGGTGAGACAGCAGACACCTCTGATGTTCAGCAAACGATATGGCCAcgagcagctgcagcagcag AGCGTATGTGGAGTCAGTTAGAGGCCATATCTGCCCAAGACCTGGAAACAACCGTCTTGGCTCGGTTACACTATTTCAGATGCCTGCTGAATCACCGTGGAATCGCTGCAGCTCCAGTCACAAACTCTTATGCTCGGCGTCCCCCAATTGGTCCTGGTTCATGCTTCATTCAGTAA